TTCGTCGATGTCCTTCCACGACAGGATCTGCGCCAGGGCGTCCGCCCCAGTGATGAAGAACAGATCTGCATCCGGGCGTTGTGCCCGCAGGTCGCGCAGGGTATCGATGGTGTAGGTGGGCCCGGGACGGTCCACATCGACGCGGCTGACGGTGAACCGCGGATTGGAGGCCGTGGCGATGACGGTCATCAGGTAGCGGTGCTCGGGCTCGCTGACCTGTTTATGGGACTTTTGCCATGGCTGCCCGGTGGGGACGAAAACAACCTCGTCAAGGTCGAATTCCGCCGCGACCTCGCTGGCTGCCACAAGGTGGCCGTGGTGGATGGGATCGAACGTCCCGCCCATCACGCCCAGCCGCAGCCTCCCCCGGGCACCATTGCGGTGCAGATTGTGGGAAATCTTAGTGACCCTGCCCGCGATCGTGCTTGTTGGGGTGCTGCCGGTGCGGATCCGCGTGCTCGTCGGTGGCAGCGTGCCGGTTGCCCAGGTTGTTGTAGGACCAGGCGATGAACATCAGGACCACCAGGATGGCGAACATGGATACACCGAAGACCCATGGCTCAGCCCACAGCGGCGCAGGCTCCTCATGGCCTGATTCACCGGCGGCGGCGACGGACATGGCAATCTGCTGGAGCAGCATTTTCTCCCCTTGTTCAAGGATTTAATGGCAGCGGAACCCTCCGCCGCCTTACGGGTTCTGGTCTATGTTA
This window of the Pseudarthrobacter defluvii genome carries:
- the nadD gene encoding nicotinate-nucleotide adenylyltransferase; its protein translation is MGGTFDPIHHGHLVAASEVAAEFDLDEVVFVPTGQPWQKSHKQVSEPEHRYLMTVIATASNPRFTVSRVDVDRPGPTYTIDTLRDLRAQRPDADLFFITGADALAQILSWKDIDELWSLAHFVGVTRPGHVLDGMGREDVSLLEVPAMAISSTDCRARVAANNPVWYLVPDGVVQYIAKYGLYSDAPSSAEEQTSEAREPASTE